The Elusimicrobiota bacterium genome contains the following window.
CTCACAGGGTGCATTTCTTTTGATTACTTTTCTTTAGGCAAGTAAAGAAAAGTAATTCAGGGGTGCAGGGGCGGCCTGCCCTTCCGAAGCTTCAGCAAAGGAGGGGAAAGCCCCGCGACTTTCTCATGTTCTGTTATATATCTTCAAAAAAACAAAATCTAGCTGTTAAATCCTATATTGAAATATATTTGCTCATCTGTTAGACGTCTTCTATAGCTAACTTTGAATTCCCAGCAATGTATGTTTCTTGAAAACTTTATCTCGGTATCATTAATTCTAAAAGAGCTGAATCTATTTAAGCTTGTAGTTCTTACGGAATAATCTAGACGCCACTTCCTTGTCGGCCAAAAACCGAACCCGGTGGAAAAATCGAGATTTTCAGGATAATAAGCCTGATAGAAAACTCCGAAATTTAAATACTTGTCTTCTATTTTTCCCCAATTAAAATAACCTTGAGCCGATCGGACACTGCATATAGGATAAACGATGTTTTCTTCTCTTGCATAAAAATAAAAATTTTTCGGCGGTGCCCATGTAAATTCATTAACCAAATTAGTAAATTTTTCACGCCAGTCTTCAACAATTTCGTTTCTATTGATTAGAAAATTATATCCTATGGTGTTTCTAATGGATATCCTTCCGAGATACATTGAATTTGCAAATGAAATTTGATTAGCTTCTCTGCCGAAATCATAAGCGTCAAAATCAGGAAATAGCTGATTTATTTTTGAACGAATTCTATAGTTGTGAGTAAAATCCCAGTCAATCCAGTTTTTTAGCCGGTATCTTAAATTTACGTCCGTATAATAGCGAGTCACGAGAATATCCGTAAAATCATATTTTGAACTTCTGTCCTGCCAGCTTTCTTTTATGCCAAATTTCGGCCTTAAAGTCAGTTTGCGTCCAAAACGATAATCCTTTGAAATATTGCCGTCCATATCCCCGCTTGCCAAATAGTAATCGTTTGTAGAAAGATACTGATATTGGAGATTAGTGGTAACACTTGTGTAAAACCTTTTTCCTTTTTGAGGATAAAGTATATACTCAAGCCTTGGTACGGTAATTTGATAAGGATCGTAAGCCCCGAGTAACGGCTGATAAATATCGTACCTTTCAGTTACTATCCTAAGACTGCTTTTTGAACTCGCCCTGGTTAATGAAAGAAATGAATGAAGTTTCTGGTTTGAGCCGGACAAAGTATTTTGAAAATAATTATTGACTACCCTTGAATCACTGAAATAGTCCGCCTGGGCTTGCGCTGTCCACATAGGGCTTAACATTTGACGGTATGAAGCCGTGGTATTCCAGCGCTCGCTGTCAGTAGTTACTTCGCTTATATGAAATCCATAGAGATTCAGACTGGTGTTGGAATCCCCATATATATATTCAGCTCCTTCCCCTAATCCTCTTTTTCCGTACCAGTCAAGGTATAGTTTTCCGTAGCTTGTCTGGCTCAAAGGATATCCGTAAATAACTGTGGCCATCAGGCCGTCAGTATTATTGTAACCCGGCCGGACTTCAAGACTGTCCTTATGCGGGCCCATCCCATGCACATATATGGGCAGATAAAATACCGGGATATTCCTGAAATAAAAAACCGGGTTATAAGTTGTAATTCTTTTTCCGACCTTAACCTTGGCAGTCGTTGCCCTTACGGTATAATCTGGTTTATCAAAATCACAGCTGGTCATTTTGACATTTTTCATCACAAATTTGTCTTCGCTTATTTTTTTCAACTTTTTTGCAGTAAAATACCAAGGCCTATTAAAACCTGATGCATTTCCGATTTCTCCGGCCTCCTTATTATAATCATAGAAAATTGAATCGCCGTATAATATGCTTTTATTATCTTTCAAAGAGATATTTTTATCAGCGGTAAGAATTTTTTTCTTCGGTTTAAAATAAACCGTATCGGCTTTTAATACACTTTCTTTCCATTTCACAGTTACAGAATCTTTTGCTATTACAAAATCGTTGGCGTCATCGTATTCAAGTGTATTAGATTTAAGGTCAATTTCTTTTGAATATGAAAGAGAAACACATAAAAAAAAGATGCTCGGCAATATAAAATATTTAATTTTCATTATGTTTTGATAATCCGGCTAACAACTAAAAAACGGCAGGTTAAAAATGAAGCTCTACGGGCAAGCCCGTGGTATCTCAAAGATAATGGGATTCGCTCCTCACTTGCACGTGGAGCGGAATCCCGCGCTAAAGACCATTTCCGCCCAAGGCGCCGCGCCTACCGGCGGGCAGGGATCTGCCTCAGGCATGACATCCACGGGTAAACCCGTGGTCTTATAGTGCGTGGATAAATTTGGTTATATTGATAAATTTAAAAGGCTAATTATTTAATATGCGGTTTTTGAAAATATTTCAAAGAAATTATTCTTTTGCAAAGAGAGCCGCACCGACAACTCCGAGCATGCTGTTATATTTTGAAATTACTATCTTACAAGCCCTCGCAGGTGTCTTGAAAGCTCTTTTCTTAATTATTTCTTTTATCGGATCCAACAACAGTTCATTAGCTTTGCTTACCCCGCCTGTCAAAACAATCATTTCAGGATTCAAAAGATTTATAACATCTGCAAGAATAACACCCAGCTTTGTTCCCGCATCCAGCCAAATCTGTTCCGCCGCAGAATCTCCGCTTCTGGCAGCCTCCTCAAGTATTTTCGGCGTAATGTTTTCAGCGTTGTCATGCGCAAGTTCAAATATTTTTTTACTGCCGCTGATTTTTCCTTCATAGCTTAAATAAGCCGCGCCAAGATAACGTTCTATGCATCCGAAACTTCCGCAATTACATTGATGGCCGTCCGCGTCATAGTGCATATGCCCAATTTCCCCGGCAGTACCCGTTGCTCCCCGGAACACTTTTCCGTTAAGTATGATTCCTCCCCCAACGCCGGTTCCCAGCGTAACACAAACAAGATTTTTTACTTTCATCTTAGCATCAAGGAAGTATGCCCCCAACGCTGCGGCATTGGCATCGTTATCAATAACAATCGGCCCAAGCAAATGTTTCTTAAGCATTTGCCTTAAGTTCACGTTTTTCCATTTCGGCAAATTGGGAGAAAACCGCACTATACCGTTTTCCTGATCAATATCGCCGGCAACTCCTACCCCGGTACCCGAAACAAACCTAAAGTTTTTCATGGATTTCGTTTTTTCAACAATTTTTTTAACAAGCTCTTCCGGTTTAAAAGCCGATGTCTTGACTATACTTGCTTCTTCAATAGTTTTGCCCAATTCATCAACAATCCCGATTTTTACTTCCGTCCCCCCGAGATCAATACCAAGATAGTATTTAGACATTTTCTTTCTCCAATAGTTTAATTTCTTTCATTAATTTTCCAACCAAAAACAATGAACCGCAAACAAGAAATATATTTTCATCCTTCAATTTACACA
Protein-coding sequences here:
- a CDS encoding ROK family protein, with translation MSKYYLGIDLGGTEVKIGIVDELGKTIEEASIVKTSAFKPEELVKKIVEKTKSMKNFRFVSGTGVGVAGDIDQENGIVRFSPNLPKWKNVNLRQMLKKHLLGPIVIDNDANAAALGAYFLDAKMKVKNLVCVTLGTGVGGGIILNGKVFRGATGTAGEIGHMHYDADGHQCNCGSFGCIERYLGAAYLSYEGKISGSKKIFELAHDNAENITPKILEEAARSGDSAAEQIWLDAGTKLGVILADVINLLNPEMIVLTGGVSKANELLLDPIKEIIKKRAFKTPARACKIVISKYNSMLGVVGAALFAKE